A single genomic interval of Mycolicibacterium sp. MU0053 harbors:
- a CDS encoding TetR/AcrR family transcriptional regulator, with product MVRPAQTLRSERTRAALRQAAQVRFLAQGVEATSAEQIAADAGVSLRTFYRHFTSKHDLLFADYDAGLQWFATALAARPDDEPVITAVQNAIFAFPFDNEAVTKIAVLRAAELDPERIVSHLRQVEADFAAAVQKRLARTHGATLTRPDGALHVAVAARCIAAAIFGAMEVWMLDGSAGERSLPELARMCREAVTSLETGILAPLVLS from the coding sequence ATGGTCCGACCAGCGCAAACGCTGCGCAGTGAGCGCACCCGAGCGGCATTGCGGCAGGCCGCGCAGGTCCGGTTCCTGGCCCAGGGCGTCGAAGCGACGTCCGCCGAGCAAATTGCCGCCGACGCCGGGGTTTCCCTGCGGACGTTTTATCGCCATTTCACTTCCAAACACGATCTGCTATTCGCCGATTACGACGCCGGATTGCAATGGTTCGCCACGGCGCTGGCGGCCCGCCCCGATGACGAACCGGTCATCACCGCGGTGCAGAACGCGATCTTCGCGTTCCCATTCGACAACGAGGCGGTCACCAAGATCGCGGTTTTGCGGGCCGCCGAATTGGACCCCGAGCGCATCGTGAGCCACCTCCGGCAGGTCGAGGCGGACTTTGCCGCGGCGGTACAGAAGCGGCTCGCGCGCACCCACGGCGCGACCCTGACGCGGCCCGACGGCGCTCTGCACGTCGCGGTGGCCGCCCGGTGCATCGCCGCGGCGATCTTCGGCGCCATGGAGGTGTGGATGCTGGACGGCTCGGCCGGCGAGCGCTCGCTGCCGGAACTGGCTCGGATGTGCCGCGAAGCGGTGACATCGCTGGAAACCGGCATCCTCGCGCCCCTTGTTTTGTCATAA
- the tnpA gene encoding IS200/IS605 family transposase — MTPDPEFRRGPSVVSMLHVHLVFVTKYRRGVLTDELLNLCEEVLHNVCLDLEAALVEINGEHDHIHLLIEYPPKVAITKLVNSLKGVSARKLRDELRYWTNQHSTNGHLWSPSYLAASCGGTPLNVVKQYIEDQKRPSAPEKGKLIP; from the coding sequence ATGACACCAGATCCGGAATTTCGACGCGGTCCCAGCGTAGTTTCCATGCTTCACGTTCATTTGGTCTTCGTCACCAAATACCGGCGCGGCGTACTCACCGACGAACTGCTCAACCTCTGCGAAGAAGTGCTGCACAACGTATGCCTGGACCTCGAGGCCGCCCTGGTGGAGATCAACGGCGAACACGACCACATCCACCTTCTGATCGAATACCCACCCAAGGTCGCTATCACGAAACTCGTGAACAGCCTCAAAGGCGTCTCCGCCCGCAAACTGCGCGATGAACTCCGCTACTGGACCAACCAGCACAGCACGAACGGACACCTGTGGAGCCCCAGCTACCTCGCAGCCTCCTGCGGAGGTACCCCGCTCAACGTTGTGAAGCAATACATCGAAGACCAGAAACGGCCCAGTGCCCCCGAGAAAGGAAAATTGATACCCTAA
- a CDS encoding SRPBCC family protein codes for MEASVTVHMKAPADQIWELIADVRNTGKFSPETFEAEWLDGATGPAVGAKFRGHVRRNEIGPVYWTTCRVTSCEPGRDFGFEVLIGDRAVNNWRYQLAPAGDGTDVTESFRMQQGVLTTLFGLLGGQLRKRRNIRDMTKTLNRIKDVVEQPG; via the coding sequence ATGGAAGCTTCGGTGACGGTACATATGAAGGCGCCGGCCGATCAGATCTGGGAGTTGATCGCCGACGTGCGCAACACCGGCAAGTTCAGCCCCGAGACCTTCGAGGCGGAGTGGCTCGACGGCGCCACCGGTCCCGCCGTCGGCGCGAAGTTCCGCGGGCACGTCCGGCGCAACGAGATCGGGCCGGTCTACTGGACCACCTGCCGGGTCACCTCGTGCGAGCCCGGCCGCGATTTCGGCTTCGAGGTCCTCATCGGCGACCGGGCGGTCAACAACTGGCGCTACCAGCTGGCACCGGCCGGCGACGGCACCGACGTCACCGAGTCTTTCCGGATGCAGCAGGGGGTCCTCACGACGTTGTTCGGTCTGCTGGGGGGACAGTTGCGCAAGCGACGCAACATTCGCGATATGACCAAGACGCTCAACCGGATCAAGGACGTCGTCGAACAACCGGGCTGA
- a CDS encoding ABC transporter permease — protein MITAGRRLRAGLPLLPFLVFVGIFLIIPTVTVVANAFIADGGFTLERIGALFSPTALLALGRSVVLSGTTAVLGAAFGAVLAWLILHRPSDSVVRRMVLALCSVLAQFGGVALAFAFLAMIGLNGVLTVWVVDLFGVNLADGGWLYGLPGLILVYTYFQIPLMVIVFLPALEGLREQWREAAVSLGATDWQYWREVGFPLLAPAFLGSALLLFANAFAAYATAAALVSQGSPIVPLLIRSALTSEVVLGQAGFAYALALEMIVVVALVMAGYNLLMRRTARWLR, from the coding sequence CTGATCACCGCCGGACGCCGACTCCGCGCCGGACTTCCGCTGCTGCCGTTCCTCGTCTTCGTCGGTATCTTCCTGATCATCCCGACGGTGACGGTGGTGGCCAACGCGTTCATCGCCGACGGCGGTTTCACCCTCGAGCGGATCGGCGCGTTGTTCTCGCCCACCGCACTGCTGGCACTGGGACGCAGCGTGGTGCTCTCGGGCACCACCGCGGTCCTGGGCGCGGCCTTCGGAGCGGTGCTCGCGTGGTTGATCCTGCACCGCCCGTCGGACTCGGTGGTGCGCCGCATGGTGCTCGCGCTCTGCAGCGTCTTGGCCCAGTTCGGCGGTGTCGCGCTGGCTTTCGCGTTTCTGGCCATGATCGGCCTGAACGGCGTGCTGACGGTGTGGGTGGTCGACCTGTTCGGCGTGAACCTGGCCGACGGTGGCTGGCTCTACGGTCTGCCGGGGCTGATCCTGGTGTACACCTATTTCCAGATCCCGTTGATGGTCATCGTCTTTCTGCCCGCTCTCGAGGGCCTGCGCGAGCAGTGGCGCGAAGCCGCGGTGAGCCTCGGTGCCACCGACTGGCAGTACTGGCGTGAGGTGGGCTTTCCGCTGTTGGCCCCGGCCTTCCTCGGCTCGGCTCTGCTGTTGTTCGCCAACGCCTTCGCCGCGTATGCGACCGCCGCGGCGTTGGTCAGCCAGGGCAGCCCCATTGTGCCGCTGTTGATCCGGTCGGCACTGACGAGTGAGGTGGTGTTGGGTCAGGCCGGCTTCGCCTACGCGTTGGCGCTGGAGATGATCGTCGTCGTCGCGCTGGTGATGGCGGGGTACAACCTGCTGATGCGGCGGACCGCGAGGTGGCTGCGATGA
- a CDS encoding esterase family protein, which yields MKFIQKLRGTWARRVGVAAIATAALPGLIGLAGNTATAGAFSRPGLPVEYLMVPSPSMGVDIKVQFQSGGENSPAVYLLDGLRAQEDFSGWDINTQAFEWFLDSGLSLVMPVGGQSSFYSDWYAPARNKGPTRTYKWETFLTSELPQWLSANRAVRSTNNAAIGLSMAGSASLTLSIWHPNQFTYAGSMSGFLNPSEGWWPFLINISMGDAGGFKADDMWGKTEDPNSAWKRNDPMVNIDRLVSNNTRIWIYCGNGQPNELGGGDLPATFLEGLTIRTNETFRDNYLAAGGTNGVFNFPANGTHNWAYWGRELQSMIPDLQAHLI from the coding sequence ATGAAGTTCATTCAAAAACTACGCGGGACTTGGGCCCGTCGGGTGGGTGTGGCCGCAATCGCGACCGCTGCGCTGCCTGGGCTGATCGGCCTCGCCGGGAACACCGCCACCGCCGGTGCGTTCTCGCGGCCGGGTCTGCCCGTCGAGTACCTGATGGTGCCGTCGCCGTCCATGGGGGTGGACATCAAGGTCCAGTTCCAGAGTGGCGGCGAGAACTCACCGGCGGTCTACCTGCTGGACGGTTTGCGCGCTCAGGAGGACTTCAGCGGCTGGGACATCAACACCCAGGCCTTCGAGTGGTTCCTCGACTCCGGCCTGTCGCTCGTCATGCCGGTCGGCGGCCAGTCCAGCTTCTACTCGGACTGGTATGCACCGGCCCGCAACAAGGGTCCGACCCGGACCTACAAGTGGGAGACCTTCCTGACCTCCGAGCTGCCGCAGTGGCTGTCGGCCAACCGCGCGGTGCGCTCCACGAACAACGCCGCGATCGGACTGTCGATGGCGGGTTCGGCTTCGCTGACCCTGTCGATCTGGCATCCGAACCAGTTCACCTACGCCGGCTCGATGTCGGGCTTCCTGAACCCGTCCGAGGGCTGGTGGCCGTTCCTGATCAACATCTCGATGGGTGACGCGGGCGGCTTCAAGGCCGACGACATGTGGGGCAAGACCGAAGACCCCAACAGCGCCTGGAAGCGCAACGACCCGATGGTCAACATCGATCGCCTGGTGTCCAACAACACCCGGATCTGGATCTACTGCGGCAACGGCCAGCCCAACGAGCTGGGCGGCGGCGACCTGCCGGCCACCTTCCTGGAGGGCCTGACCATCCGCACCAACGAGACCTTCCGCGACAACTACCTCGCCGCGGGCGGCACCAACGGTGTGTTCAACTTCCCGGCGAACGGCACGCACAACTGGGCGTACTGGGGCCGGGAGCTGCAGTCCATGATCCCGGACCTGCAGGCTCACCTGATCTGA
- a CDS encoding maltokinase N-terminal cap-like domain-containing protein has protein sequence MTLPFAEWLPRQRWYAGRNRRQTAVSAAAITALRADLELVLLDVSYADGSTERYQVVVLWSAEKRTDYPDIATIGAVRGRTAYDALYDAASVRHLLELCGAGATRGDVAFSVEPGVGLPVDAPSRVSGAEQSNTSVVFGDQAILKVFRRVNVGINPDIELNRVLGNIGNRHVARLLASFETTWDGQPCPLGMVTVFAAGSAEGWALGTAAAGRHYAGGAGDFTEASHQLGQAVASVHAALAAELGTASGTFPVDSALARLDSACAEVPELSPYQPRIADIFKSVAGQEIVVQRIHGDLHLGQVLRTPTGWLVIDFEGEPGAPLEERRRPDSPLRDVAGMLRSYEYAAFQPLVGRGGQDISAALEWSGHNRGAFCDGYADLAGFDPRQAAKVLAAYELDKAVYETAYEARYRADWLPIPLRSIGTLTGATGPD, from the coding sequence ATAACCCTGCCGTTCGCCGAATGGCTGCCGCGGCAACGCTGGTATGCCGGCCGCAACCGGCGCCAAACCGCGGTCAGTGCGGCGGCGATCACCGCGCTGCGGGCGGACTTGGAGTTGGTGCTGCTCGATGTGAGCTACGCCGACGGCAGCACCGAGCGGTATCAGGTGGTGGTGCTGTGGTCCGCCGAGAAGCGCACCGACTATCCCGATATCGCCACCATCGGCGCCGTGCGGGGCCGCACGGCCTACGACGCGCTCTACGACGCAGCGTCGGTGCGGCATCTGCTGGAGTTGTGTGGAGCCGGGGCGACCCGCGGGGACGTGGCGTTCAGCGTCGAACCGGGGGTCGGGTTGCCCGTCGACGCGCCGTCGCGGGTCTCGGGTGCCGAGCAGAGCAATACCAGCGTGGTGTTCGGCGATCAGGCGATCCTGAAGGTGTTTCGCCGGGTCAACGTCGGCATCAACCCCGACATCGAGCTCAATCGGGTCCTCGGCAACATCGGCAACCGTCACGTCGCGCGTCTGCTGGCCTCGTTCGAGACCACCTGGGACGGGCAGCCGTGTCCGCTCGGCATGGTGACGGTCTTCGCGGCTGGCTCAGCGGAGGGTTGGGCGCTGGGCACCGCGGCCGCCGGCCGGCATTACGCGGGGGGCGCCGGGGACTTCACCGAGGCCTCACACCAACTCGGACAGGCCGTGGCCTCGGTGCACGCCGCGCTCGCGGCGGAGCTGGGAACGGCGTCGGGCACCTTCCCGGTGGACTCCGCGCTGGCCCGACTGGACTCCGCATGCGCCGAGGTGCCGGAACTGTCGCCGTATCAGCCGAGGATCGCCGATATCTTCAAAAGCGTTGCGGGCCAAGAGATCGTGGTGCAACGCATCCACGGCGACCTGCATCTCGGTCAGGTTTTGCGCACCCCCACGGGTTGGCTGGTGATCGACTTCGAGGGTGAGCCGGGGGCGCCCCTGGAGGAACGGCGCCGGCCGGATTCGCCGCTGCGCGACGTCGCAGGGATGTTGCGGTCCTACGAGTATGCGGCGTTTCAACCGCTGGTCGGTCGCGGCGGACAGGACATTTCGGCGGCGCTGGAGTGGAGCGGGCACAACCGCGGGGCATTCTGCGATGGTTACGCTGACCTGGCCGGGTTCGATCCGCGCCAGGCCGCCAAGGTGTTGGCGGCCTACGAATTGGACAAGGCGGTCTACGAAACTGCCTATGAGGCTCGCTACCGCGCGGATTGGTTGCCCATCCCGCTGCGGTCAATCGGGACCCTGACCGGCGCGACTGGACCAGACTGA
- a CDS encoding amidohydrolase family protein, translating into MTAHTTPRRPAAERVPIRCVDSDVHPMPRTGELMQYIPEPWRTKYYSSHKFGDLIYYDAPDYAHSYAMRLDTFPPDGEFACSDPDLAFKQLIMDAGADIAILEPGAYPARLPEADHAMSQALNSWQDNHWLDSHNNWHERWRGSICVSIEAPELAAAEIEKWAGHPYMAQVLIKAERRPSWGDPMYDPVWAAATKHDITVSCHLSRSHFEELPIPPVGFPSYNHDFMVSYSLLAANQVMSLIFDGVFDRFPTLRIVFVEHAFTWILPLMWRMDAIYEARKQWLDLKRKPSEYVKDHIKFTTQPLDYPEDKTELTRAFEWMECEKILLFSSDYPHWTFDDPRWLVKHLPEHAREAIMFRNGIETYKLPDTVPALEGQLRVF; encoded by the coding sequence ATGACTGCCCACACCACTCCACGGAGGCCGGCCGCCGAGCGCGTTCCGATCCGCTGCGTGGATTCCGACGTTCATCCGATGCCCCGCACCGGGGAGTTGATGCAGTACATCCCCGAGCCGTGGCGCACCAAGTACTACTCGTCACATAAGTTCGGCGACCTGATTTATTACGACGCCCCGGATTACGCGCACTCCTATGCGATGCGGCTGGACACCTTCCCGCCCGACGGCGAATTCGCCTGCAGCGATCCGGATCTGGCGTTCAAGCAGTTGATCATGGATGCCGGTGCCGATATCGCGATCCTGGAACCCGGTGCGTATCCGGCGCGGCTGCCCGAGGCCGATCACGCGATGAGCCAGGCCCTGAATTCCTGGCAGGACAATCACTGGCTGGATTCGCACAACAACTGGCATGAACGCTGGCGCGGCTCCATTTGCGTGTCCATCGAGGCGCCGGAGTTGGCGGCCGCCGAAATCGAGAAGTGGGCCGGCCATCCATACATGGCACAGGTGTTGATCAAGGCCGAGCGGCGCCCCTCGTGGGGTGACCCGATGTACGACCCGGTGTGGGCCGCAGCCACCAAACACGACATCACCGTGTCGTGCCACCTGTCCCGCAGCCACTTCGAGGAATTGCCCATTCCGCCGGTCGGTTTCCCGAGCTACAACCACGACTTCATGGTCAGCTACTCGCTACTGGCGGCCAATCAGGTGATGAGCCTGATCTTCGACGGTGTCTTCGACCGCTTCCCGACCCTGCGGATCGTGTTCGTCGAACACGCCTTCACCTGGATCCTGCCGCTGATGTGGCGCATGGACGCCATTTACGAGGCCCGCAAACAGTGGCTGGACCTCAAGCGCAAACCCAGCGAATACGTCAAGGACCACATCAAATTCACCACCCAACCGCTGGACTACCCGGAAGACAAGACCGAGCTGACCCGCGCGTTCGAGTGGATGGAATGCGAAAAGATCCTGCTGTTCTCCAGTGACTACCCGCACTGGACCTTCGATGACCCCCGCTGGCTGGTCAAACACCTGCCGGAACACGCGCGCGAGGCCATCATGTTCCGCAACGGCATCGAAACCTACAAACTGCCCGACACCGTCCCCGCGTTGGAAGGGCAGCTTCGAGTCTTCTGA
- a CDS encoding ABC transporter substrate-binding protein: MKTPWPLVLAAAAFALTMAAGCAPPEKATGDSTAAKATSAADFGGMAGLIEAAQAEGQLNVIALPPNWANWGAIIEAFSQTYGIEVNSLQPDASSQEEINAARQQRGKSSAPDVFDLGQSVALTNVAMFAPYKVATFDEIPAQLKHPDGAWVNDYGGYMSVGYDATSLPEVTGIDDLLRPEFKGKVALNGDPTQAGAAFSGVLMAALSQGGSADDIAPGVEFFRKLNEAGNFLPVDPTPATIASGQTPVVIDWNYLNGIESERIPGWTVFVPNDAAVAGFYYQAINADAPHPAAARLWQEFLFSDEGQNLFARGGVRPVRADAMIHATTFDPAAFDRLPPIDGMVVIPTHEQTEAAAKYLAENWATAIG, from the coding sequence ATGAAGACACCCTGGCCGCTCGTCCTCGCCGCCGCTGCGTTCGCGCTCACGATGGCGGCCGGCTGCGCGCCGCCGGAGAAGGCGACCGGCGACAGCACGGCCGCGAAAGCCACCTCCGCGGCGGACTTCGGCGGCATGGCGGGACTCATCGAGGCCGCGCAGGCCGAGGGGCAGCTCAACGTCATCGCGCTACCCCCGAACTGGGCCAACTGGGGTGCGATCATCGAGGCGTTCAGTCAGACCTACGGCATCGAGGTCAATTCGCTGCAGCCGGACGCCTCCAGCCAGGAGGAGATCAACGCCGCCAGACAACAGCGGGGCAAGAGCAGCGCGCCCGACGTGTTCGATCTCGGCCAGTCGGTGGCACTGACCAACGTCGCCATGTTCGCGCCGTACAAGGTGGCGACCTTCGACGAGATCCCGGCGCAGCTGAAGCACCCCGACGGCGCCTGGGTCAACGATTACGGCGGCTACATGTCGGTGGGGTACGACGCCACCTCGCTGCCGGAGGTGACCGGCATCGATGATCTGCTCCGGCCCGAGTTCAAGGGCAAGGTCGCGCTCAACGGCGATCCAACTCAGGCCGGCGCCGCGTTCTCCGGCGTCCTGATGGCGGCGTTGTCGCAGGGCGGATCGGCTGACGACATCGCGCCCGGGGTGGAGTTCTTCCGGAAGCTGAACGAGGCCGGCAACTTCCTGCCGGTCGATCCGACACCGGCCACCATTGCCTCCGGCCAGACCCCGGTCGTCATCGACTGGAACTACCTCAACGGCATCGAAAGCGAACGGATACCCGGCTGGACGGTGTTCGTGCCCAACGACGCGGCCGTCGCCGGCTTCTACTACCAGGCGATCAACGCCGATGCGCCGCACCCGGCCGCGGCCCGGCTGTGGCAGGAGTTCCTCTTCAGCGACGAGGGCCAGAACCTGTTCGCCCGGGGCGGCGTGCGTCCGGTGCGTGCCGACGCGATGATCCACGCCACCACCTTCGATCCGGCAGCCTTCGACCGGCTCCCACCCATCGACGGGATGGTCGTCATCCCCACCCACGAGCAGACCGAGGCCGCGGCCAAGTACCTGGCGGAGAACTGGGCCACGGCAATTGGCTGA
- a CDS encoding ABC transporter ATP-binding protein: protein MSARAAGVAVDLTGLTRDYGNVRALDGLSLQLEPGELVALLGPSGCGKTTALRILAGLDEPTSGRISVAGRDITAVPPNRRDMGMVFQAYSLFPHLTVLDNVAFGLKLRGRSPAARDARALEMLELVGLLAHRDKFPDQLSGGQQQRVALARALAIEPRVLLLDEPLSALDAKVRVQLRAEIRRVQSEVGITTLFVTHDQEEALAVGDRVGVMNRGRLEQIATPVDLYAAPASPFVAEFVGLSNRIAARVTDAGVQVLGVRVPALPGSVRGSGTALVRPEAVQLVVDPAGEAVVVDVAFLGPVSRVRVRLLGGVHVVAEMSGARARKLRAGTRVDVRVDPVPVLVVAD, encoded by the coding sequence GTGAGCGCGCGGGCGGCCGGGGTGGCCGTCGACCTCACCGGCCTCACGCGGGACTACGGCAACGTCAGGGCCCTGGACGGGCTGAGTCTGCAGCTGGAGCCCGGCGAACTGGTCGCGCTGCTGGGCCCGTCCGGATGTGGAAAGACGACCGCGCTGCGAATCTTGGCCGGGCTCGACGAGCCGACGTCCGGTCGGATTTCGGTGGCCGGCAGGGACATTACCGCGGTGCCGCCGAACCGGCGCGACATGGGCATGGTTTTCCAGGCCTACAGCCTGTTCCCGCATCTGACCGTGCTCGACAACGTCGCGTTCGGGCTGAAGCTGCGCGGCCGATCTCCGGCAGCACGCGACGCCCGCGCGCTGGAGATGCTCGAACTCGTCGGGCTCCTGGCGCACCGGGACAAGTTCCCCGACCAACTTTCCGGCGGGCAGCAGCAGCGGGTGGCGCTGGCCCGGGCACTGGCCATCGAACCCCGGGTGCTGTTGCTCGACGAACCGTTGTCGGCGCTCGACGCCAAGGTGCGGGTGCAACTCCGCGCGGAGATCCGGCGGGTCCAGAGCGAAGTCGGCATCACCACGCTGTTCGTCACGCACGACCAGGAGGAGGCGCTGGCCGTCGGTGATCGGGTGGGGGTGATGAACCGCGGGCGGCTGGAACAGATCGCCACCCCGGTCGATCTCTACGCCGCGCCGGCCTCGCCGTTCGTCGCGGAGTTCGTCGGGCTGAGCAACCGCATCGCGGCGCGGGTCACCGACGCGGGGGTGCAGGTGCTGGGCGTGCGGGTGCCGGCGTTGCCGGGTTCGGTCCGGGGGTCCGGGACGGCGCTGGTGCGCCCGGAGGCCGTGCAACTGGTGGTGGATCCGGCGGGCGAGGCCGTCGTCGTCGACGTGGCATTTCTGGGCCCGGTCTCGCGGGTCCGGGTCCGGTTGCTCGGCGGGGTGCACGTCGTCGCGGAGATGTCGGGGGCGCGGGCGCGGAAGCTGCGCGCCGGGACCCGGGTCGACGTGCGGGTCGACCCGGTGCCCGTCCTGGTGGTGGCGGACTAG
- a CDS encoding ABC transporter permease, whose product MTSTKVRPKTVRAALAGAFGVFFLFPIYAMADFSTRNLLGEGRTLAAWSNLVRDNALFSAIVVSVLLALLTVALMLVLLVPTMIWVRLRAPWAKGLVEFLCLLPLVIPALVIVVGLRNVYLWVTYLLGESALVLTFVYVVLVLPFAYRALDSALSSIDLRTLSEAARSLGAGWTTTILRVVLPNIWTGVLSAAFISIAVVLGEYTIAALSGYETLQVQIVAIGKSDGPTSVAASLAVLLFAFVLLLALSLPARRSRRNRTAAAAPVAGVPG is encoded by the coding sequence ATGACCTCAACCAAGGTGCGCCCCAAGACCGTTCGGGCCGCGCTGGCGGGCGCGTTCGGCGTGTTCTTCCTGTTCCCGATCTACGCCATGGCCGACTTCTCCACCCGCAACCTGCTCGGCGAGGGGCGGACGCTGGCGGCGTGGTCGAATCTGGTTCGCGATAACGCACTGTTCTCGGCCATTGTGGTGTCGGTGCTGTTGGCGTTGCTGACCGTCGCGCTGATGCTGGTGCTGCTGGTGCCGACGATGATCTGGGTGCGGTTGCGGGCGCCGTGGGCCAAGGGGTTGGTCGAATTCCTGTGCCTGCTACCGCTGGTCATTCCGGCACTGGTGATCGTGGTCGGGTTGCGCAACGTCTACCTGTGGGTCACCTACCTGCTGGGCGAGTCCGCCCTGGTGCTCACCTTTGTCTACGTCGTCCTGGTGTTGCCCTTCGCTTACCGCGCACTCGATTCCGCGCTGTCGTCGATCGACCTGCGCACCCTGAGCGAGGCGGCCCGCTCGTTGGGCGCGGGTTGGACCACCACGATCCTGCGGGTGGTCTTGCCCAACATCTGGACCGGCGTGCTCTCGGCCGCGTTCATCTCGATCGCGGTGGTGCTCGGCGAGTACACCATCGCCGCGCTGTCCGGCTACGAAACCTTGCAGGTGCAGATCGTGGCGATCGGCAAGAGCGACGGACCCACCTCGGTCGCGGCATCGTTGGCCGTGCTGCTGTTCGCTTTCGTTCTGCTGCTGGCGCTTTCGCTGCCGGCCCGGCGGAGTCGACGCAACCGGACGGCCGCGGCGGCCCCGGTCGCGGGGGTGCCCGGGTGA
- a CDS encoding RNA-guided endonuclease InsQ/TnpB family protein: MQLRYNYRLYPTPSQRGALAQAFGCARVVFNDCIRLRQASHAAGVKISDTDVQKRVVTVAKATSERAWLSAVSSVVLVQACQDARVAYRNFFDSLSGKRKGRKLGAPRFRSRKDNRQAIRLTRNGFSLRPNGKLYAAKIGELKVAWSRELPSEPSSVSIIKDAAGRYFASFVVQLDDAPLPPVDSEVGIDLGLTTFAVLSSGKTIGSPRFFRRAERKLRKAQQELSRKQRGSNNRAKARVAVAKAHAKVRDSRLDWAHKHSMQIIRENQAVYVEDLCVTGLARTRMAKSVHDAGWAIFTRLLQEKANRFGRTFGQVDRFFPSSQLCCACGAVDGKKALSIREWTCRCGAVHDRDLNAARNILAAGRAERLNACGEPVSLSA; encoded by the coding sequence GTGCAGCTGCGATACAACTACCGCCTCTATCCGACGCCGAGCCAGCGCGGCGCGCTGGCTCAGGCGTTCGGGTGCGCGCGGGTGGTGTTCAACGACTGCATCCGGCTTCGGCAGGCCTCGCATGCGGCCGGGGTGAAGATCAGCGATACCGATGTGCAGAAGCGTGTGGTCACCGTTGCGAAGGCCACATCGGAGCGGGCTTGGCTGTCCGCCGTGTCGTCGGTGGTGCTGGTGCAGGCGTGTCAGGACGCGAGGGTGGCGTACCGCAATTTCTTCGACTCGCTGTCAGGCAAGCGCAAGGGCCGCAAACTCGGGGCTCCCAGGTTCCGGTCACGCAAAGACAACCGGCAGGCAATCCGGCTCACCCGCAACGGATTCAGCCTGCGCCCCAACGGGAAGCTGTATGCGGCGAAGATCGGCGAACTCAAAGTCGCATGGTCGCGGGAGCTTCCCTCGGAGCCGTCGAGCGTTTCGATCATCAAGGATGCCGCCGGCCGCTACTTCGCGTCGTTCGTGGTGCAGCTCGACGACGCGCCACTGCCCCCGGTGGATTCCGAGGTGGGCATCGATCTGGGACTGACCACGTTCGCGGTCCTGTCCTCCGGCAAGACGATTGGTTCACCGAGGTTTTTTCGTCGTGCCGAACGCAAATTGCGGAAGGCGCAGCAGGAATTGTCCCGCAAGCAGCGGGGCAGCAACAACCGGGCCAAGGCACGCGTCGCGGTCGCCAAGGCCCACGCCAAAGTGCGGGACTCCCGGCTGGACTGGGCGCACAAGCACTCGATGCAGATCATCCGCGAGAACCAAGCGGTCTACGTCGAGGACTTGTGCGTCACAGGTTTAGCGCGCACGCGCATGGCGAAGTCGGTCCACGACGCCGGGTGGGCGATCTTCACCCGGCTACTGCAGGAGAAGGCCAACAGGTTTGGCCGGACCTTCGGCCAAGTGGACCGATTCTTCCCGTCGTCGCAACTGTGCTGTGCATGTGGCGCGGTGGACGGCAAGAAAGCGCTCAGTATTCGGGAGTGGACGTGCCGGTGCGGCGCGGTCCACGACCGAGACTTGAACGCAGCCAGGAACATCCTCGCCGCAGGACGTGCGGAGAGGCTAAACGCCTGCGGAGAGCCGGTCAGTCTCTCCGCCTAG